A genomic region of Thunnus maccoyii chromosome 13, fThuMac1.1, whole genome shotgun sequence contains the following coding sequences:
- the LOC121910371 gene encoding P2Y purinoceptor 6-like, with translation MGLSQASNVTPDISLAVAAVANNHANTTGTLPTSSLPPSSCSIDESYKYVFLPVCYSLTFLFSLTLNSVVLLRSCCHHGGCCGGGGSRRRWNTSLIYMVNLATTDLMYGLSLPFLVASYMLRDHWVFGDFMCRLVRFLFYFNLYCSIFFLTCISVHRYLGICHPMRTITLESKRVVKGTCALVWVVVFILTCPIFRFAQTGYVQRGGARVGGPGGARDGGNRTGFQGEDGEGYMNCWDDAIDNEFAVYVPYGIVLHLLGFFVPFVIIAWCYSQVVRTIFQTLRSPPSSIEGGEDGPVGDGTPEGVRGRERTSVSISGSQYSHYIRRRRKSIKTIVTITLLFALCFLPFHVTRTVFLLLRRGQLGGCNAMKTVSICYKVTRPLASCNAWLNALLYFLTGDKGAPCCWQVEPTVRRDRRSGSLWWPLKILKKDGVGEDDQEAAEKIEREVHMENESKSSRVIF, from the exons ATGGGATTGAGCCAAGCCTCTAACGTCACTCCAGACATCAGTTTGGCAGTGGCAGCGGTGGCGAACAACCATGCCAACACCACTGGCACCTTGCCCACCTCGTCCCTCCCTCCTTCATCCTGCAGCATTGATGAATCCTACAAGTACGTCTTCCTGCCTGTCTGCTACTCGCTCACCTTCCTCTTCAGCCTCACCCTTAACTCCGTGGTGCTGCTGCGTTCCTGTTGCCACCATGGAGGTTGCTGCGGTGGTGGCGGCAGCAGGCGACGCTGGAACACCTCACTGATCTACATGGTGAACCTGGCCACCACCGACCTGATGTACGGCCTGTCGTTGCCCTTCCTGGTGGCGAGCTACATGCTGAGAGACCACTGGGTGTTCGGAGACTTCATGTGCCGCCTCGTCCGGTTCCTCTTCTACTTCAACCTCTACTGTTCCATCTTCTTCCTCACCTGCATCTCTGTGCACAG GTACCTGGGTATCTGCCATCCGATGAGGACCATCACTCTGGAGAGCAAGCGGGTAGTGAAGGGGACCTGTGCGTTGGTATGGGTGGTTGTCTTCATCCTGACCTGCCCCATCTTCAGGTTTGCGCAGACAGGTTATGTCCAGCGAGGAGGCGCCAGGGTTGGTGGGCCTGGAGGTGCGAGGGACGGTGGGAACAGGACTGGATTTCAGGGGGAGGACGGGGAGGGGTACATGAACTGCTGGGACGACGCCATTGATAATGAGTTTGCTGTCTACGTCCCATACGGCATCGTCCTCCACCTGCTGGGCTTCTTTGTGCCGTTTGTCATCATAGCCTGGTGCTACTCGCAGGTGGTCAGGACAATATTTCAGACCCTGCGCTCCCCGCCTAGTTCGATAGAGGGCGGTGAGGATGGTCCAGTGGGAGATGGGACGCCAGAAGGAGTTAGAGGGCGAGAGAGAACCTCGGTCTCCATCTCTGGCTCGCAGTACTCACACTACATCCGGCGGCGGCGGAAATCCATCAAAACCATTGTAACCATCACGCTGCTGTTTGCGCTCTGCTTCCTGCCCTTCCACGTGACCCGGACAGTGTTCCTGCTCCTGCGGCGAGGGCAGCTTGGCGGCTGCAATGCCATGAAGACTGTCTCCATCTGCTACAAGGTCACCCGGCCGCTGGCCTCCTGCAACGCTTGGCTCAATGCCCTCCTCTACTTCCTGACAGGGGATAAGGGCGCCCCCTGCTGCTGGCAGGTAGAGCCCACCGTCCGCAGAGACCGCCGGAGTGGCTCCCTCTGGTGGCCGCTGAAGATCCTGAAGAAGGACGGAGTCGGAGAGGACGACCAAGAGGCAGCCGAGAAGATTGAAAGGGAGGTGCACATGGAGAACGAGTCCAAGTCTTCAAGGGTCATCTTCTAA
- the LOC121910104 gene encoding uncharacterized protein LOC121910104 → MVYRKDRHQDIQEGSCYSFRNVIMEEDLMKVTKRSKVAETGPIDIPEELEMEAGMLIYHQKPVCSIAKAKEYADKTAVSVEGTVTEIGHVEPIKVKNQRRKKDKQEFQLNDGKDSIRITLWGKDTAQLRGTSDGDFVRVTNVKTNHYYKTVSLNSTDFTRIFKIQSAPIQNVTIEIIGIIKANMMETQLEASFNDQVETLVVSSKHLAKAFGVRLDGDFKNRLIEKNSLYAKVEIQGSTIIRITAAEEM, encoded by the exons ATGGTGTACAGAAAAGATCGCCATCAAGATATCCAGGAGGGGAGCTGCTACTCgttcagaaatgtaatcatGGAAGAGGATCTCATGAAAGTTACCAAACGGAGCAAAGTGGCAGAGACAGGTCCCATTGACATCCCTGAGGAGCTGGAGATGGAAGCTGGGATGCTCATTTATCACCAGAAGCCAGTTTGCAGCATAGCAAAGGCCAAAGAGTATGCTGACAAGACAGCAGTGAGTGTTGAAGGAACTGTAACAGAG attggTCATGTTGAACCCATCAAAGTGAAGAACCAACGGAGGAAGAAAGACAAGCAGGAATTCCAACTTAATGATGGCAAAGATTCCATCAGGATCACCTTGTGGGGCAAAGACACTGCACAACTCAGAGGAACATCAGATGGAGACTTTGTCAGAGTGACCAACGTGAAGACCAATCACTACTATAAAACCGTCTCGCTGAACTCAACCGATTTCACCAGAATTTTCAAG ATTCAAAGTGCGCCCATCCAGAATGTGACAATTGAGATTATAGGAATCATAAAAGCCAATATGATGGAGACTCAACTGGAAGCAAGCTTCAACGACCAGGTGGAAACGCTTGTTGTGTCTTCTAAACATCTGGCAAAGGCGTTTGGTGTCAGACTGGACGGTGATTTTAAAAATAGGCTAATTGAAAAAAACTCTCTCTATGCAAAAGTAGAAATACAAGGAAGTACAATCATAAGAATCACTGCAGCTGAAGAGATGTGA